tgatgggcactgattggcagcaagtgatgggcactgattggcagccctggtgggcactgattggctgcactggtggccactggtaggcagcgttgatgggcacagttggggctgcactgataatcaggacactgataatcggtgcccttattatcagtgtagatgtcctttTCACACAAGCTGGTTACCGGCTCCcctctcctcatgctgttagcgtgaggaaaggaatgccaataaccgccttgtgtttacatcatgatcagctgtaactagacacagctgatcatgtggtaaagggccgctgtgactggccctttaccctgatctgtgatcagccttgTCCTAAGATTATATGACACCCTCTCAAAACTGGccgaccgtgctgtagctgtcatttggctatagcgtggtcggcaattggttaatatTATTAATAACTAACGTAAGTCTTGTAATGCTTCTTGGCTATCATTATACTCACTTTGTACAGCTATAGTTACCATGTCACTTCTCTTCTTTAGCTTACTGGTTGGAGCTTTCACTTCGCAGTAATAATTCCCAGAATCCCCCAGAGCGGACTGGACTCCATATTGATAAGATTTGCTGAAGTTTTGGACAATCTGGTCATCTCTGCAGAAAGCAAACTGTAGTTCTGTCATTTGTTTAAGTGGACTAACACCTGAGATACATATCAGGGTCAAGTTGTCACCTTCTATGACCGGAGAGGAAGTGATGTTTAATTGTGGAGTGGGTAAAAGCCCTAAAATGATAAAACATCATATAAAACAATCTGCACTGAGGTCACCCAATAAACATACAACCCATATAAACATTGTGCCAAGAATGTCTCTTGTAACCAGGCTGAATGTTACATATGCAATTAGCCACTCATATAGGTCCTATAAATCATTATGAATTGTGGAGTACATACCGAGTACAAGAACACTCAGAACGTCACTCCTCTTCTTTACTTTGTTGGTTGATATTTTGACCTCACAAGAATAATTCCCAGAGTCCCCCAGAGCGGACTGGACTCCATATTGATCAGATTTGCTGAAGTTTTGCACAATGTGGTCATCTCTGTAGAAAGCAAACTGCGGTTCTGTCATGTGTTTAAGTAGACTAATGATTGAGTTACATATCAGGGTCATGTTGTCACCTTCTATGACTGGAAAGGAAGTAATGTTTATTTGTGGAGTTGAAAAAAGCcctaaaaatgataaaacatgataTAAAACAATCTGCACTGAGGTCACCCAATAAACATACAACCCATATAAACATTGTGCCAAGAATGTCTCTTGTAACCAGGCTGAATGTTTTGGTAACTCACTCTGAGTCAGAAGATATATTTCTTCACTCTTCTTTGCTACATTGTAATTCAAGGTTCTCGCTTCACATGAATATTTCCCTGAATCCTCCAATTTAAGGGACTGGACGCCATATTGATTAGATAAACTGGATTTCTGAACATTTCTTCCATCTTTGTAGAAAGCAAAGTGCAGTTCTGTCCTCGGCATGAGCGGACCAATGCTTGTATCACAAGTCAGAGTCACATGATCACCTTCTAATACTGGATATGGCGGTATTCTTAATTTTGGAGGAGAGAAAAGTTCTAGAAGAAAACACACACCGCAAAAATTGAATAAACACCACCTAATAATATTATTTAATTTCTGAAAACTGAATTTCTGACGCTTGAAAAGATTTACctttaacaacaataacattttcaTCAGAATGTGTTCgatcataggaaaaaaaaatatttttttcacatttatatgtaCCCGTTGCATCCACAGTCACTCTACTTAGGTAGAAATCAGAGTTTTTGTCTGATGTTTGTATGACCTTTTTGTCCTTGTAAAATGTTATTCTTTTAACAACATAACCATAGCCAGGGAGACTGCGACATCTGAGATGTAGTATTTCCCCTTCATAAAGAGAGGTAGCAGCCTGCAAGATGACCCCATCTGGAAAAAAGGTAAATATTAGATAACTTGCTTTAGAAGCTAAAGAAGGTAAAGAGCATTTCCAGGAAAAAATATTTGAACATGGAACCGAAAATTCTATTATACACTATACTACCAACAGTACTGGGACACCtggctttacatgcacataaactttaatggcattcccagTCTTGGTTCGTAGGGAtcattattgagttggctcaccctgtgctagccagtcaagttcctccaccccaaactcgctcatccatgtctttatggaccttgcttgtgcactggtccaaatcatttattggtgggggtattatggtgtggggttgtttttcaggggttaggcttggcccttagttccagtgaaggaaactcttaaggcatcagcacaccatgacattttggacaattacatGTTCCCAaccttgtggaaacagtttggggatggcccctttctgttccaacatgacttcgcaccagtgctcaaagcaaggtccataaagacatggatgagcgagtttggggtggaggaacttgactggtatgTCATGACCTCAACCAGAtcacacatcagtgcctgacctcacaaatgcgcttctgtaagaatggtcaaacattcccatagacacactcctaaatcttgtggacagccttcccagaagagttgaagctgttatagctgcaaagggtgggccaactcaatattgaaccctatggactaagactggaatgccattaaagttcatgtacgtataAATGCAGGCGTCATTAGTGATGGCATCACTTGGAGGACTAAAGCCTCTTCATATTATGAATGACATTGCTtggaggcagtggcggctggtgctcaaaatttttttggggggtgcaagcaaactttctgaaaaatactgaaaaaaaacatcaattacagccactgtgcccatcaaatgcagccactgtgcccatcagttgcagccactgtgcccatcaaatgctgccattgtgtccattaaatgccgccactatgcccatcaaatgccgccactgtgttcactaaatgtcgccactgtgcctgttaaatgcaaccactgtgcccgtcaaatgccgccactgtgcccatcaaatg
This Aquarana catesbeiana isolate 2022-GZ linkage group LG13, ASM4218655v1, whole genome shotgun sequence DNA region includes the following protein-coding sequences:
- the LOC141116802 gene encoding Fc receptor-like protein 2, encoding MTLICNSIISLLKHMTEPQFAFYRDDHIVQNFSKSDQYGVQSALGDSGNYSCEVKISTNKVKKRSDVLSVLVLGLLPTPQLNITSSPVIEGDNLTLICISGVSPLKQMTELQFAFCRDDQIVQNFSKSYQYGVQSALGDSGNYYCEVKAPTSKLKKRSDMVTIAVQKRSSIKKQEQDDYTLQNIIRLVLSGLIIIAIAVILYDNVKKN